From the genome of Triticum aestivum cultivar Chinese Spring chromosome 3B, IWGSC CS RefSeq v2.1, whole genome shotgun sequence, one region includes:
- the LOC123065734 gene encoding uncharacterized protein, whose product MATAAGSEDGGAATTPVRPDGEQLLLLSAEGVGRSTVPSSPDDPAPKPLHYGVPTRASTPFSAPTPGSPSNSMAGSKGLPDVVLGEVEDAAYCLPPRVYPATTHWQEAPATPLDLHHVAVTGRRCSLPSGTTTANGSIAAFVNLLVRCL is encoded by the exons ATGGCGACGGCGGCCGGATCCGAAGATGGCGGGGCAGCGACCACTCCCGTGAGGCCCGACGGCGAGCAGCTCCTCCTACTGAGCGCCGAGGGGGTGGGGAGAAGCACTGTACCCTCCTCCCCCGACGACCCGGCCCCCAAACCACTCCACTACGGCGTCCCGACCCGCGCCTCGACGCCCTTCTCGGCGCCTACACCTGGTTCTCCGTCCAACTCCATGGCTGGCAGCAAGGGGCTGCCCGACGTGGTGCTCGGTGAGGTCGAGGACGCCGCGTACTGCCTTCCACCTCGCGTCTACCCCGCCACCACCCACTGGCAAGAGGCCCCAGCCACTCCTCTTGATCTCCACCACGTTGCCGTCACCGGGAGGAGGTGCTCATTGCCTTCGGGAACCACCACGGCCAACGGATCTATTGCTGCGTTCGTCAATCT GTTGGTCCGCTGTCTATAG